From Nonomuraea helvata, a single genomic window includes:
- a CDS encoding L-fucose/L-arabinose isomerase family protein — protein MARKKKTRIGLVAGGLGAYWPQFPDLLPQLQRSAARVSERMRELDAEIVDVGFISDAQEGAVAAEKLRAADCDLIVGFLTTYMTATMLVPIAQRSGAPVLLINLQPTESMDHATFDTGQWLAYCGACPLPEMANAFQRCGIPFRSVSGYLEDERAWARITSWVRAAGARAALRHGRHGLMGHLYPGMLDVSTDLTLVSANFGGHVEVLEFDDLRVRVEKVTDAEVAAKRAEAEKIFELAESVNEVDLEWACRVSVGLDRLVEDFSLDSLAYYHRGLDGETHERLGAGMILGASLLTARGIPAAGEYELRTSLAMLIMDRLGAGGSFTELQALDFHRGHVEMGHDGPAHLAISARRPLLRGLGVYHGKRGWGVSVEFDVKHGPVTAFGIIQRRDGRFALVASEGETVDGPHLQIGNTTSRVDFGRDPGEWTDDWSATGMSHHWALGTGHRAAELKALAHLLDVEFVQI, from the coding sequence GTGGCACGCAAGAAGAAGACCCGTATCGGACTGGTAGCCGGCGGGCTGGGCGCGTACTGGCCGCAATTCCCCGATCTCCTGCCCCAGCTCCAGCGATCAGCCGCGCGGGTCTCTGAACGGATGCGGGAGCTGGACGCGGAGATCGTGGACGTCGGGTTCATCTCCGACGCCCAGGAGGGCGCGGTGGCGGCCGAGAAGCTGCGGGCCGCCGACTGCGACCTCATCGTCGGATTCCTCACCACCTACATGACGGCCACCATGCTCGTGCCGATCGCGCAGCGCAGCGGCGCGCCCGTGCTGCTGATCAACCTGCAGCCGACCGAGTCGATGGACCACGCCACGTTCGACACCGGCCAGTGGCTGGCCTACTGCGGCGCCTGCCCGCTGCCCGAGATGGCCAACGCCTTCCAGCGGTGCGGCATCCCGTTCCGCTCGGTGTCGGGCTACCTGGAGGACGAGCGCGCCTGGGCCAGGATCACGAGCTGGGTGCGGGCGGCCGGGGCGCGCGCCGCCCTGCGGCACGGCCGCCACGGGCTGATGGGCCACCTCTACCCGGGCATGCTGGACGTCTCCACCGACCTCACGCTCGTCTCGGCGAACTTCGGCGGGCACGTGGAGGTGCTGGAGTTCGACGACCTGCGGGTACGCGTGGAGAAGGTCACCGACGCCGAGGTCGCCGCCAAGCGGGCCGAGGCCGAGAAGATCTTCGAGCTGGCCGAGAGCGTCAACGAGGTCGACCTGGAGTGGGCCTGCCGCGTCTCCGTCGGCCTCGACCGGCTGGTCGAGGACTTCTCGCTGGACAGCCTGGCGTACTACCACCGGGGCCTGGACGGCGAGACGCACGAGCGGCTCGGCGCCGGGATGATCCTGGGCGCGTCCCTGCTCACCGCGCGCGGCATCCCGGCGGCGGGCGAGTACGAGCTGCGCACCAGCCTGGCCATGCTGATCATGGACCGGCTGGGCGCGGGCGGGTCGTTCACCGAGCTCCAGGCACTGGACTTCCACCGCGGCCACGTCGAGATGGGCCACGACGGGCCCGCCCACCTGGCCATCAGCGCCCGCAGGCCGCTGCTGCGCGGGCTCGGCGTCTACCACGGCAAGCGCGGATGGGGCGTCTCGGTGGAGTTCGACGTCAAGCACGGGCCGGTGACGGCGTTCGGCATCATCCAGCGCCGCGACGGCCGCTTCGCCCTGGTGGCCTCGGAGGGCGAGACCGTGGACGGGCCGCACCTGCAGATCGGGAACACCACTTCCCGCGTGGACTTCGGCCGGGATCCCGGCGAATGGACCGACGACTGGAGCGCCACCGGCATGTCCCACCACTGGGCACTCGGCACCGGCCACCGCGCGGCCGAGCTGAAGGCCCTCGCTCACCTGCTGGACGTGGAGTTCGTCCAGATCTGA
- a CDS encoding pyridoxamine 5'-phosphate oxidase codes for MADLSQGDVRLLETDIAQRLLHSTIPARLAYVATDGTPRVMSTWYVWNGEELVMATYVNCPSMGITRPAGRLRALRASPDVAITIDTEPQPPDVLLLRGRVSITEVDGMVPEQAQAARRFLGEEGGAGYVAQADHPETRMARIALRPTWVGVLDFRTRAPGIIGA; via the coding sequence ATGGCAGACCTCTCGCAGGGTGACGTGCGGTTGCTGGAGACCGACATCGCACAGCGCCTGCTGCACTCGACGATTCCCGCACGTCTCGCGTACGTGGCGACCGACGGGACACCTCGGGTGATGTCGACCTGGTACGTCTGGAACGGCGAGGAACTCGTCATGGCGACGTACGTCAACTGCCCCTCGATGGGGATCACCCGCCCGGCCGGGCGGCTCCGGGCCCTGCGCGCCAGCCCCGACGTCGCCATCACCATCGACACCGAGCCCCAGCCGCCGGACGTGCTCCTGCTGCGCGGCCGCGTCTCCATCACCGAAGTCGACGGCATGGTGCCCGAACAGGCCCAGGCGGCGCGCCGTTTCCTCGGGGAGGAAGGCGGCGCCGGCTACGTCGCCCAGGCCGATCATCCCGAGACGAGGATGGCCCGCATCGCCCTCCGCCCCACCTGGGTGGGCGTCCTCGACTTCCGGACCCGCGCGCCCGGCATCATCGGCGCCTGA
- a CDS encoding alpha/beta hydrolase family protein produces MALSALTPPASTPAVTFDSGGERLLGVLHLPAGPGPHPIVVLLHGFPGNERNFDLAQALRRAGYAALVFHYRGSWGVGGSYSWRHILEDAARVVAAVREDSRLDPARLGVVGHSMGGFAALMTAAADPAVRAVASVAGFNVGPAAVACLADQAVRAAYVRDFEGELLPLRDTSGAALVAEMEDNVQEWSLASLAPRLADRPVLLIGTGRDPVTPAETHHHPLVRAFDAHPVPRLEHHLFLTDHALSDHRLELIDTVTDFLDRTLRP; encoded by the coding sequence ATGGCTCTCAGTGCCCTAACTCCCCCGGCCAGCACTCCGGCGGTCACGTTCGACAGCGGCGGCGAGCGGCTGCTCGGCGTCCTGCACCTCCCGGCGGGTCCCGGGCCCCATCCGATCGTGGTGCTCCTGCACGGGTTCCCGGGGAACGAGCGGAACTTCGATCTGGCCCAGGCGTTGCGGCGGGCGGGCTACGCGGCGCTGGTGTTCCACTACCGGGGCTCGTGGGGTGTGGGCGGGTCCTACTCGTGGCGGCACATACTGGAGGACGCGGCCCGCGTGGTGGCGGCCGTACGCGAGGACTCCCGGCTGGACCCGGCGCGGCTCGGCGTGGTGGGGCACAGCATGGGTGGGTTCGCGGCCCTGATGACGGCCGCCGCCGATCCGGCGGTCCGTGCGGTCGCCTCGGTGGCGGGCTTCAACGTGGGACCGGCCGCCGTGGCGTGCCTCGCGGATCAGGCGGTGCGGGCGGCGTACGTACGGGATTTCGAGGGCGAACTGCTGCCGCTACGCGACACCAGCGGTGCGGCGCTGGTGGCCGAGATGGAGGACAACGTCCAGGAGTGGAGCCTGGCCTCGCTCGCCCCGCGCCTGGCCGACCGCCCCGTGCTGCTCATCGGGACCGGCCGCGACCCTGTCACCCCGGCGGAGACGCACCATCATCCGCTGGTACGGGCTTTCGACGCGCATCCGGTGCCGCGGCTGGAGCACCACCTCTTCCTGACCGATCACGCGCTCTCGGACCACCGGCTGGAGCTGATCGACACGGTCACGGACTTCCTGGACAGGACGCTACGCCCCTGA
- a CDS encoding TetR/AcrR family transcriptional regulator, whose amino-acid sequence MPVPKGASLDPAQTRATILRAATTLLYERGLDGVGVAELCARVGASKETLYRHFGSKDGLVEAVLEARSDHVVRWLREAAAGAGGDPADQLAAVFDALGSWYAEPAFRGCAIVNASTQWHEGPPRAVAARHLDRHLDLLTDIARRAGARAPEALGRQLLMLVEGATVLADHHGEGEAARLAKQAALALLREAR is encoded by the coding sequence ATGCCCGTTCCCAAAGGCGCCTCGCTCGACCCCGCGCAGACCCGCGCGACGATCCTGCGCGCCGCCACGACCCTGCTGTACGAGCGGGGGCTTGACGGCGTCGGGGTGGCGGAGCTGTGCGCGCGCGTCGGCGCGTCCAAGGAGACGCTCTACCGGCACTTCGGCTCGAAGGACGGGCTCGTCGAGGCCGTGCTCGAGGCCCGCAGCGACCACGTCGTGCGCTGGCTGCGCGAGGCGGCGGCCGGCGCGGGCGGCGACCCCGCCGACCAGCTCGCCGCCGTCTTCGACGCGCTCGGGAGCTGGTACGCCGAGCCCGCCTTCCGCGGCTGCGCGATCGTCAACGCCTCCACCCAGTGGCACGAGGGCCCGCCGCGGGCCGTCGCCGCCCGGCACCTCGACCGCCACCTCGACCTGCTGACCGACATCGCCCGCCGGGCCGGCGCCCGTGCGCCGGAGGCCCTGGGCAGGCAGCTGCTCATGCTGGTGGAGGGCGCCACCGTGCTCGCCGACCACCACGGAGAGGGCGAGGCCGCCCGGCTGGCCAAGCAGGCGGCTCTCGCCCTGTTGCGCGAGGCCCGCTGA
- a CDS encoding GH39 family glycosyl hydrolase — protein MASTGRGWIRGRLGRAVVLSAAVALVMTGCSLADRAERGTTGAQQERRSPAESQPAPEDRPRVDEGWPRWGFTHTGVSANNVNPDFEQDVARRLSQTPMLQNQHIMGFGALNPEPYRGQYYWEDLDSRLNLMKESGAVPVITLCCAPDWMKGGPEGPTEGSAWGEHLEDAPYPEHFDDFARLAAAVASRYTDVKYFMVWNELKGFWRDHARPANYKGYTELYNKVYEAVKKVRPDAKVGGPYLGFDSNKGGDSELRGDWGVVNQNVLDAFDYWFEHKKGADFVVVDGASPTDAHQLLPDEFGALDKFAAVTKWLRDKVGDLPVWWSEWYIVPEDGTTWPEPKRLAVQAASMIEFVRSGAATALYWNPQTKDGACPACLWDPRSGAETPTGRLLADFARWFPAGAELEQVTSSDAKVRVLAQPERLLLVNTADAEITTTVDGKEYALKPYEVKWTGR, from the coding sequence GTGGCATCGACTGGCAGGGGATGGATCAGGGGGCGGCTCGGCCGGGCGGTCGTGTTATCGGCGGCCGTGGCGCTGGTCATGACGGGCTGCTCCCTCGCGGACCGGGCGGAGCGGGGGACCACCGGCGCCCAGCAGGAGCGGCGGTCCCCTGCGGAGTCCCAGCCGGCGCCCGAGGACCGCCCGCGGGTGGACGAGGGCTGGCCGCGCTGGGGCTTCACGCACACGGGCGTCAGCGCCAACAACGTCAACCCGGACTTCGAGCAGGACGTCGCCAGGCGGCTGTCGCAGACCCCGATGCTGCAGAACCAGCACATCATGGGCTTCGGCGCGCTCAACCCGGAGCCGTACCGGGGGCAGTACTACTGGGAGGACCTGGACAGCCGGCTGAACCTCATGAAGGAGTCCGGCGCCGTCCCCGTCATCACGCTCTGCTGCGCCCCCGACTGGATGAAGGGCGGCCCCGAGGGTCCCACCGAGGGCTCAGCGTGGGGGGAGCATCTGGAGGACGCCCCCTATCCGGAGCACTTCGACGACTTCGCCAGGCTGGCGGCCGCCGTGGCCTCGAGGTACACGGACGTCAAGTACTTCATGGTGTGGAACGAGCTGAAGGGTTTCTGGCGGGACCACGCCAGGCCGGCGAACTACAAGGGCTACACCGAGCTGTACAACAAGGTGTACGAGGCGGTGAAGAAGGTCCGGCCGGACGCCAAGGTCGGCGGCCCGTACCTCGGGTTCGACAGCAACAAGGGCGGCGACTCCGAGCTGCGCGGCGACTGGGGGGTCGTCAACCAGAACGTCCTCGACGCCTTCGACTACTGGTTCGAGCACAAGAAGGGCGCCGACTTCGTCGTGGTCGACGGCGCCTCGCCCACCGACGCCCACCAACTGCTGCCCGACGAGTTCGGGGCGCTGGACAAGTTCGCCGCGGTCACCAAGTGGCTGCGCGACAAGGTCGGCGACCTGCCGGTCTGGTGGTCGGAGTGGTACATCGTGCCCGAGGACGGCACCACGTGGCCGGAGCCCAAGCGGCTCGCCGTACAGGCCGCCTCCATGATCGAGTTCGTGCGGAGCGGGGCCGCCACGGCGCTGTACTGGAACCCGCAGACCAAGGACGGAGCCTGCCCGGCGTGCCTGTGGGACCCGCGCAGCGGCGCGGAGACGCCGACCGGCCGGCTGCTGGCGGACTTCGCCAGGTGGTTCCCCGCCGGGGCCGAGCTGGAGCAGGTCACCTCGTCGGACGCCAAGGTGCGGGTGCTGGCCCAGCCCGAGCGGCTGCTGCTGGTCAACACCGCCGACGCCGAGATCACCACGACCGTGGACGGCAAGGAGTACGCGCTCAAGCCGTACGAGGTGAAGTGGACGGGCCGTTGA
- a CDS encoding NAD(P)H-binding protein, translating to MTQNTILVTGATGTLGRPLVELLVAEGAAVRAVSRAPHDARLPAEVEVVEGDPSRPGTLARHLDGVTAVFLHSRAIGESAGELLALAKERGAARVAALSATNIDEPLDRQPSRYRGDRNKESEAAAVASGLSWTSLRAGPFASNAVQAWAAQIRAGDTVRYVSASFPEVPLDDRDLVEVAARALLTDELAGRRAELTGPEALSHEEMVAVIGRAIGRPLRFQEVPAEAFEQGMIRNGLPEPFVRALLSRYVRNVPEPVTDEVAKILGRPARTFAEWAADHARLFAGSPNDND from the coding sequence ATGACACAGAACACGATCCTGGTGACCGGCGCGACCGGCACCCTCGGGCGCCCTCTGGTCGAGCTGCTCGTCGCGGAGGGCGCCGCGGTCCGCGCCGTCAGCCGCGCTCCGCACGACGCCCGCCTCCCCGCGGAGGTCGAGGTCGTCGAAGGGGACCCGTCCAGGCCGGGCACGCTCGCCCGCCACCTGGACGGCGTCACCGCCGTCTTCCTGCACTCCCGCGCCATCGGCGAGTCCGCGGGCGAGCTGCTCGCCCTCGCCAAGGAGCGCGGCGCGGCGCGGGTGGCCGCCCTGTCGGCGACGAACATCGACGAGCCGCTCGACCGGCAGCCCTCCCGCTACCGCGGCGACAGGAACAAGGAGTCCGAGGCCGCCGCCGTCGCCAGCGGCCTGAGCTGGACCAGCCTGCGGGCCGGCCCGTTCGCCTCCAACGCGGTCCAGGCGTGGGCCGCGCAGATCCGCGCGGGCGACACGGTCCGGTACGTGTCCGCGTCGTTCCCCGAGGTGCCGCTGGACGACCGGGACCTGGTCGAGGTGGCCGCCCGCGCGCTGCTCACCGATGAGCTGGCCGGGCGGCGGGCCGAGCTGACGGGCCCGGAGGCGCTGTCCCACGAGGAGATGGTGGCGGTCATCGGCCGGGCGATCGGCCGGCCGCTGCGCTTCCAGGAGGTCCCGGCGGAGGCGTTCGAGCAGGGCATGATCAGGAACGGGCTGCCTGAGCCGTTCGTGCGGGCCCTGCTGAGCAGGTACGTCAGGAACGTCCCCGAGCCCGTGACCGACGAGGTGGCGAAGATCCTCGGCCGCCCGGCGCGGACGTTCGCCGAATGGGCGGCCGACCACGCGCGGCTCTTCGCCGGGAGCCCGAACGATAACGATTAG
- a CDS encoding sporulation protein yields MVFKRMLGAFGVGAPSVDTVLSTPRTQPGGTLRGEVRLKGGDFDAEIEHVTLGLVARVEIEHGDGEHGGVGEFSRARVSGPFTLRQGEERVLGFELAVPWEAPISEIGGQPLTGMAVGVRTELAIAKAVDKGDLDMVAIEPLPSQLRILEAFLGLGFGFKSADLEAGHLYGVHQDLPFYQEIEFYPTGRYAGVVGEVEVTFVADSAGLEVVLEADKRAGRFSSSDAIGRFHVSHQDALHTDWESELGRWLDGLAHYGTVHGGHHGGHHDSHYGGHYGEHHGGPGWGTVAAAGAAGVVGGLVAGEIVEEVAEEFFEGDEGGGDDW; encoded by the coding sequence GTGGTCTTCAAACGGATGCTGGGTGCTTTCGGCGTCGGCGCGCCCTCGGTGGACACCGTCCTGTCCACCCCGAGGACCCAGCCGGGCGGGACACTGCGAGGGGAGGTACGGCTCAAGGGCGGCGACTTCGACGCCGAGATCGAGCACGTCACCCTCGGTCTGGTGGCCCGGGTGGAGATCGAGCACGGGGACGGCGAGCACGGCGGGGTCGGTGAGTTCTCCCGCGCCCGGGTGTCCGGCCCGTTCACGCTGCGCCAGGGGGAGGAGCGCGTCCTCGGCTTCGAGCTGGCGGTGCCGTGGGAGGCGCCGATCAGCGAGATCGGCGGGCAGCCGCTGACCGGGATGGCGGTGGGCGTGCGCACCGAGCTGGCCATCGCCAAAGCCGTCGACAAGGGCGACCTCGACATGGTGGCGATCGAGCCGCTGCCGTCGCAGCTGCGCATCCTCGAGGCGTTCCTGGGGCTCGGGTTCGGCTTCAAGTCGGCCGACCTGGAGGCGGGCCACCTCTACGGGGTGCACCAGGATCTGCCGTTCTACCAGGAGATCGAGTTCTACCCGACGGGCCGCTACGCGGGCGTGGTGGGCGAGGTCGAGGTGACCTTCGTCGCCGATTCCGCCGGGCTGGAGGTGGTGCTGGAGGCGGACAAGCGTGCGGGGCGCTTCTCGTCGAGCGACGCCATCGGCCGCTTCCACGTCAGCCACCAGGACGCGCTCCACACGGACTGGGAGAGCGAGCTGGGCCGCTGGCTGGACGGCCTGGCCCACTACGGAACCGTTCACGGCGGCCACCACGGCGGCCACCACGACAGCCACTACGGCGGGCATTACGGCGAGCACCACGGTGGTCCCGGGTGGGGGACAGTGGCCGCCGCCGGCGCCGCGGGCGTCGTGGGAGGGCTCGTCGCGGGAGAGATCGTCGAGGAAGTGGCCGAGGAGTTCTTCGAGGGCGACGAAGGCGGCGGCGACGACTGGTGA
- a CDS encoding alpha/beta hydrolase: MTATMIESDDGARLRTWTVGSVSSRRFPVVMVHGGPGVPDYLAPVAGIIDDLCLVHRYDQRGTGGSSWQGEHTIARHVHDLVLLLDAWGHDRVVLLGHSFGTNMAGYFLLAHPERVAGLIQIAGPFLDPWREADQAAQRARRSDEQQARLEELDAIESRTDAEEIEYLTLAWFTDHADRTRAWDWALASARTLRPVNYAMNTQLNAAKRADPLESRVDELRECLPPGAVIIGGAGDSRPADALRRLATRLGCEAVIVPNAGHHPWLDAPDRFGAALRAAVVRQPPRAGDPLDVRDGPDEVHARTVR; encoded by the coding sequence ATGACCGCGACCATGATCGAGTCGGATGACGGCGCACGGCTACGAACCTGGACCGTGGGCTCGGTGAGTTCGCGGAGATTTCCCGTGGTCATGGTGCACGGCGGTCCAGGGGTCCCCGACTATCTCGCGCCGGTCGCCGGCATCATCGACGACCTGTGCCTGGTCCACCGCTACGACCAGCGCGGCACCGGCGGATCGTCCTGGCAGGGAGAGCACACGATCGCCCGCCATGTCCACGACCTGGTGTTGTTGCTCGACGCGTGGGGACACGATCGGGTCGTTCTGCTGGGGCATTCGTTCGGAACCAATATGGCCGGCTACTTCCTGCTTGCGCATCCGGAGCGCGTGGCCGGACTGATCCAGATCGCCGGGCCCTTCCTGGACCCATGGCGGGAAGCCGACCAGGCGGCACAGCGAGCACGACGCAGTGACGAGCAGCAGGCCAGGCTCGAGGAACTGGACGCGATCGAATCGCGCACGGACGCCGAGGAGATCGAGTACCTCACGCTGGCGTGGTTCACCGACCACGCCGATCGGACGCGGGCATGGGACTGGGCGCTGGCATCAGCCCGTACGCTGCGGCCTGTCAACTACGCGATGAACACCCAGCTCAACGCGGCGAAGAGAGCCGACCCGCTCGAATCACGCGTGGACGAACTGCGCGAGTGCCTGCCGCCAGGCGCGGTGATCATCGGCGGGGCCGGCGACAGTCGCCCTGCTGATGCCCTGCGACGTCTCGCGACACGCCTCGGCTGCGAGGCCGTCATCGTCCCGAACGCGGGGCACCATCCATGGCTGGACGCACCGGACCGGTTCGGTGCGGCGCTCCGCGCTGCCGTGGTGAGGCAGCCCCCAAGGGCCGGCGATCCCCTTGACGTCAGGGACGGTCCGGATGAGGTCCATGCGCGAACCGTACGGTGA
- a CDS encoding HAMP domain-containing sensor histidine kinase produces MTSRKRSLQTRLALAYAAGIYAAGVLVVVLLAVPLAGVQATTPEGHPSSGAITGTGTGISLPQLLTGSAAALVVLIPVALALGWFVAGRFLRPLRAITATARIISAGDLHRRLDLGEPTDELTELGHTLDDLFTRLEAAFDAQRHFVANASHELRTPLAGLRTLLEVALADPDADADTLRAACQEALALGGHQERLVQALLALAISERGVTRWDTLDLAHVVEGVLASRRDQAAEAGIDLAEHLTPAVTAGDPRLIESLVANLIDNAIRHNHADGHVKVATQTSGTLVALTVTNSGPVIPDDQIQRLFQPFQRLAPDRHGRRDGYGLGLAIADAVTQAHHATLTAAARPEGGLSITVRFAHGPHPDRP; encoded by the coding sequence ATGACGTCTCGAAAGCGGTCCCTGCAGACGCGGCTCGCGCTCGCCTACGCGGCGGGCATCTACGCCGCCGGGGTCCTGGTGGTCGTCCTGCTCGCCGTCCCGCTCGCCGGCGTCCAGGCGACCACCCCCGAGGGCCACCCCTCATCGGGCGCGATCACCGGGACCGGGACCGGGATCAGCCTGCCCCAGCTCCTCACGGGATCCGCCGCCGCCCTGGTCGTGCTGATTCCCGTCGCCCTGGCTCTCGGCTGGTTCGTCGCCGGCCGGTTCCTGCGACCGCTGCGCGCCATCACCGCCACCGCCAGAATCATCTCAGCCGGAGACCTCCACCGGCGCCTCGACCTCGGCGAGCCCACGGACGAGCTGACCGAGCTCGGCCACACCCTCGACGACCTGTTCACCCGCCTCGAGGCCGCCTTCGACGCCCAGCGCCACTTCGTCGCCAACGCCTCCCACGAGTTGCGCACCCCTCTGGCGGGCCTGCGTACCCTGCTTGAAGTCGCGCTGGCCGACCCCGACGCCGACGCCGACACCCTGCGCGCGGCCTGTCAGGAGGCCCTCGCTCTTGGCGGGCACCAGGAGCGGCTCGTCCAAGCGCTGCTCGCGCTGGCCATCAGCGAGCGGGGCGTCACCCGCTGGGACACCCTCGACCTCGCCCACGTCGTCGAAGGGGTGCTCGCCTCCCGCCGCGACCAGGCCGCGGAGGCAGGCATCGACCTTGCCGAACACCTGACGCCCGCGGTGACGGCCGGAGACCCGAGACTGATCGAAAGCCTCGTCGCCAACCTCATCGACAACGCCATCCGCCACAACCACGCGGACGGGCACGTCAAGGTGGCCACGCAGACCTCCGGCACGCTGGTGGCCCTCACGGTGACCAACAGCGGGCCGGTCATCCCCGACGACCAGATCCAGCGCCTCTTCCAGCCCTTCCAGAGACTGGCGCCCGATCGTCACGGCCGCCGCGACGGTTACGGCCTCGGCCTCGCCATCGCCGATGCCGTCACGCAGGCGCACCACGCCACCCTCACCGCCGCCGCACGCCCCGAAGGCGGCCTGTCCATCACCGTACGGTTCGCGCATGGACCTCATCCGGACCGTCCCTGA
- a CDS encoding response regulator transcription factor: MRVLVVEDFEVLARSIGTGLRREGMAVDVVLDGTAALDRLAATRYDVVILDRDLPGVHGDEICRRLAHSRCQTRVLMLTASGTIEDRVDGLSLGADDYLPKPFAFAELVARVRALARRATPPLPPTLAWGDITLDPARRTASRAGRRLELSPREFALLECLLAVPGLVISAEELLERVWDEAADPFSSAVKHTMHRLRGKLGDPPVIETVREGGYRIGPA; encoded by the coding sequence ATGAGGGTCCTCGTCGTCGAGGACTTCGAGGTCCTCGCCCGTTCCATCGGAACCGGGCTGCGCCGCGAGGGCATGGCCGTCGACGTCGTCCTGGACGGCACCGCCGCTCTCGACCGCCTGGCCGCCACCCGCTACGACGTGGTGATCCTCGACCGCGACCTGCCCGGCGTGCACGGGGACGAGATCTGCCGGCGACTCGCCCACAGCCGCTGCCAGACCCGCGTCCTGATGCTCACCGCCTCCGGCACGATCGAGGACCGCGTCGACGGGCTCAGCCTCGGCGCCGACGACTACCTGCCCAAGCCGTTCGCGTTCGCCGAACTGGTCGCCCGCGTCCGTGCCCTGGCCCGCCGCGCCACCCCGCCGCTACCGCCCACCCTGGCATGGGGGGACATCACCCTCGATCCGGCCCGCCGTACCGCGTCCCGGGCCGGGCGGCGCCTCGAGCTGAGCCCCAGGGAGTTCGCCCTGCTCGAATGCCTGCTCGCCGTGCCAGGCCTGGTCATCTCCGCCGAAGAACTGCTCGAACGCGTCTGGGACGAGGCCGCCGACCCCTTCAGCAGCGCCGTCAAGCACACCATGCACCGGTTGCGGGGCAAGCTCGGCGACCCGCCCGTGATCGAGACCGTCCGCGAAGGCGGCTACCGCATCGGACCGGCATGA
- a CDS encoding winged helix-turn-helix domain-containing protein: MTSTPQLSISISPHLTALAMIADALAGRRRGLPEPWRRALSSRVGRQGHQAVRPLAAPGCSVVPDSLVPRTPISGDVSVQTQIAALRDLSPDNLIEDLDQTFGSGPLPAHWRPAAERPGRWLDGYASALADVWSAAEPLWRRARPLLDREIRRVGVAAVRGGPELLLGALNGRIVHGERGLLIADLEPSTYELGERRIVLVPMLAGKDAIIVSLDHEEAVWIAYPVPGAQTLWRAPAAPVPDELSALVGPVRADLLGALGRPMTMSRLAADLQITPSSITYHCDRLGAARLISRERRGREVWITRTERAEALLELFRR; the protein is encoded by the coding sequence ATGACCTCCACGCCCCAGCTGTCCATCTCGATCTCCCCGCACCTGACCGCCCTCGCCATGATCGCCGACGCCCTCGCCGGCCGCCGCCGCGGCCTGCCGGAGCCCTGGCGCAGAGCGCTCAGCTCGCGGGTCGGCAGGCAGGGACACCAGGCCGTACGCCCCCTCGCCGCACCCGGCTGCTCCGTGGTCCCCGACAGCCTCGTGCCGCGTACGCCCATCAGCGGCGACGTGTCCGTCCAGACCCAGATCGCCGCCCTGCGCGACCTCTCGCCGGACAACCTGATCGAGGATCTGGACCAGACGTTCGGCTCCGGACCGCTGCCCGCCCACTGGCGCCCGGCGGCCGAGCGGCCCGGCCGCTGGCTGGACGGCTACGCGAGCGCCCTCGCCGACGTCTGGAGCGCCGCCGAACCCCTGTGGAGGCGCGCCCGTCCCCTGCTGGACAGGGAAATCCGGCGCGTCGGCGTGGCCGCCGTCCGCGGCGGCCCGGAGCTGCTGCTCGGCGCGCTCAACGGCCGCATCGTGCACGGCGAGCGCGGCCTGCTCATCGCCGACCTGGAGCCCAGCACATACGAGCTGGGCGAGCGGAGGATCGTCCTGGTGCCGATGCTGGCGGGCAAGGACGCGATCATCGTCAGCCTGGACCACGAGGAGGCGGTCTGGATCGCGTACCCGGTGCCCGGCGCGCAGACGCTGTGGCGGGCGCCCGCCGCACCGGTGCCCGACGAGTTGTCGGCGCTGGTCGGGCCGGTCCGCGCGGACCTGCTCGGCGCGCTAGGACGGCCTATGACCATGAGCCGGCTGGCGGCCGACCTGCAGATCACGCCCAGCAGCATCACGTACCACTGCGACCGGCTGGGCGCCGCCCGCCTGATCAGCAGGGAGCGGCGCGGCCGCGAGGTGTGGATCACGCGCACGGAGCGAGCGGAGGCACTGCTGGAGCTGTTCCGCCGCTGA